A section of the Methanoregula formicica SMSP genome encodes:
- a CDS encoding pyridoxamine 5'-phosphate oxidase family protein — MVQLTGEIKESLQAAKLAFLATASKSGIPNVVPIAAFKVRDEETLLISDQYFNKTLANLKENKEIALSWWGEKGGFQIKGTVTLHTNDEIFRENIAWMKESFPKFTPKSAVLVKITGGYIVKPDPEPGKKIL, encoded by the coding sequence ATGGTGCAACTGACAGGAGAGATCAAAGAATCCCTGCAGGCCGCGAAGCTCGCGTTCCTTGCAACCGCATCGAAGTCCGGCATCCCCAACGTTGTCCCGATCGCGGCGTTCAAAGTCCGTGACGAAGAAACGCTGCTCATCTCGGACCAGTACTTCAACAAGACGCTTGCGAACCTGAAGGAGAACAAGGAGATCGCGTTGTCCTGGTGGGGAGAGAAGGGCGGATTCCAGATCAAGGGGACTGTCACGCTCCACACAAACGACGAAATTTTCCGGGAAAACATTGCGTGGATGAAAGAAAGCTTTCCGAAGTTCACACCAAAGTCCGCGGTGCTCGTGAAGATCACGGGTGGGTATATTGTCAAGCCAGACCCCGAGCCCGGGAAAAAGATCCTGTAG
- a CDS encoding EFR1 family ferrodoxin (N-terminal region resembles flavodoxins. C-terminal ferrodoxin region binds two 4Fe-4S clusters.), translated as MNIESAKLVYFSPTGTTQSVVRAIARGVNPGTTEEIDITQPAARVQPLRTSETELLIIGVPVYMGRVPAIVRDWLNAIVARNTPAVCVVLYGNRTYEDALLELKTIVTKSGCRAIAGCAFIGEHSFSDPAVPTAQGRPDQNDLQLAETFGRKIREKLQAVSAVAEIPEAKIPGEFPYRGDSRLWTVDFIEVSDACTQCGTCAERCPAGAIDPADAKKIDTKLCITCCSCIRQCPSHARSMRPGLVKDAQLRLHTLYNERKEPEYFL; from the coding sequence ATGAACATCGAATCAGCAAAACTCGTATATTTCTCACCCACCGGCACAACGCAGAGTGTTGTCCGGGCCATTGCCCGCGGTGTAAACCCAGGCACCACGGAAGAGATCGACATTACACAACCGGCAGCGAGAGTGCAGCCGTTGCGGACATCAGAAACCGAACTGCTCATCATCGGCGTACCGGTGTACATGGGCCGGGTCCCGGCCATTGTCCGCGACTGGCTCAACGCAATCGTTGCCCGCAACACCCCCGCGGTCTGCGTTGTCCTGTACGGCAACCGGACATACGAAGACGCCCTGCTCGAACTGAAAACCATCGTAACAAAATCCGGGTGCCGGGCGATCGCGGGCTGTGCATTCATCGGCGAGCACTCGTTCTCGGACCCTGCGGTCCCGACCGCACAGGGCCGTCCCGATCAAAACGATCTCCAGCTTGCAGAAACATTCGGCAGAAAAATCCGGGAAAAACTGCAGGCCGTCTCAGCGGTCGCAGAGATTCCGGAAGCAAAAATCCCGGGTGAATTCCCGTACCGCGGCGACTCGCGGCTCTGGACCGTGGACTTCATCGAAGTCAGCGATGCATGCACGCAGTGCGGCACCTGTGCGGAACGCTGCCCGGCCGGTGCGATCGATCCGGCAGATGCCAAGAAGATCGATACCAAGCTCTGCATCACCTGCTGCTCCTGCATCCGGCAATGCCCGTCGCATGCCCGGTCAATGAGGCCCGGGCTCGTGAAGGACGCACAGTTGCGCCTGCACACATTGTATAACGAACGAAAGGAGCCGGAATATTTCTTGTAG
- a CDS encoding TetR/AcrR family transcriptional regulator, with the protein MGISERRQREKEQRRTGILDAAERLFFAKNYEDVSMDGIAREVELNKATIYLYFENKETLYAAIVLRGIAILKEKFTECMTKDAPGIVKVALMGQAYYRFSEEHPEYLRMIHFYGSERFSKENPCTAEIGKGYGSCRLVLRDAVRQGIEDGSIRADLDPFLTSMYLMISFMGILSMEDKWKQVIADEGFGYEEYCSRFFRFILPALAPDGKSPDVKRFARYGFVLTKPEGSGKRDEDCPIPLSPCLHNSPAGNPDDRHPA; encoded by the coding sequence ATGGGGATATCCGAACGGAGGCAGCGGGAGAAGGAGCAGCGGAGGACCGGGATTCTCGATGCAGCCGAACGGCTCTTCTTTGCGAAGAATTACGAAGATGTCTCGATGGACGGGATTGCCCGCGAAGTCGAGCTGAACAAGGCGACCATCTATCTCTATTTCGAGAACAAGGAGACGCTCTACGCGGCTATCGTGCTACGGGGGATCGCGATCCTGAAGGAGAAATTCACGGAGTGCATGACAAAGGACGCGCCGGGCATTGTCAAGGTCGCCCTGATGGGCCAGGCCTATTACCGGTTCTCAGAGGAACACCCGGAATATCTCCGGATGATCCATTTCTACGGCTCCGAACGGTTCTCGAAAGAAAACCCGTGCACCGCAGAAATCGGGAAAGGGTACGGGTCGTGCCGGCTTGTCCTGCGGGACGCGGTCCGGCAGGGCATCGAAGACGGGTCGATCCGGGCCGATCTCGACCCGTTCCTCACCTCCATGTACCTGATGATCTCCTTCATGGGCATCCTCTCCATGGAAGACAAGTGGAAACAGGTAATCGCTGACGAAGGGTTCGGGTACGAAGAGTATTGCAGCCGGTTCTTCCGCTTCATCCTGCCGGCTCTGGCACCGGACGGGAAATCCCCCGATGTTAAAAGGTTTGCACGCTACGGATTTGTCCTGACAAAGCCTGAAGGATCCGGGAAGCGGGACGAGGATTGCCCGATCCCCTTATCCCCATGCCTGCACAACTCCCCTGCAGGTAATCCCGATGACCGGCACCCCGCATAA
- a CDS encoding CPBP family intramembrane glutamic endopeptidase produces the protein MTGTPHKYHPALFFLIAYAATWACWFAAAYFSNHGGSGELLGLLMVAGLCGPLVAALIMFWRAKSPELWRDYKDRLFSLRRIDIRTLPIILFLVPAVICVAIGISLLFGKSPDQFTIRLGAVFLTVQGLVGLFLAPAFEEAGWRGYGMDSLRSRYTLFIATLWFALLWAIWHIPLFFLAGFYHNSLLSSGLYTANFFIAVLAMAFIVNGLFYRNNRSIVACFLFHLSANVALSYIPAEQFTKCIVTVLLLAVAAVIVVADRDRFFHEPWAGPV, from the coding sequence ATGACCGGCACCCCGCATAAATACCACCCCGCTCTCTTCTTCCTCATCGCGTATGCGGCCACGTGGGCATGCTGGTTCGCGGCCGCGTACTTCAGCAACCATGGCGGATCCGGAGAACTACTCGGCCTGCTGATGGTTGCCGGACTCTGCGGGCCGCTCGTTGCTGCGCTCATCATGTTCTGGCGGGCAAAGAGCCCGGAACTCTGGCGCGATTACAAGGACCGGTTGTTCAGCCTGCGGAGGATCGACATCCGGACGCTGCCGATCATTCTCTTCCTGGTCCCGGCTGTTATATGTGTCGCGATCGGGATCTCCCTTCTCTTCGGGAAATCGCCGGACCAGTTCACCATCCGGCTCGGGGCGGTTTTTCTGACCGTCCAGGGCCTTGTCGGACTGTTCCTTGCCCCGGCGTTTGAAGAGGCGGGATGGCGGGGGTACGGGATGGACAGCCTGCGGAGCCGGTATACGCTGTTCATCGCAACACTCTGGTTTGCCCTCCTCTGGGCAATCTGGCATATCCCGCTCTTTTTCCTTGCCGGGTTCTACCACAACAGCCTGCTTTCGAGCGGGCTGTACACGGCAAATTTCTTTATTGCCGTCCTTGCAATGGCATTCATCGTCAACGGGCTCTTCTACCGGAACAACCGGAGCATCGTTGCCTGCTTCCTCTTCCACCTTTCCGCAAATGTCGCGTTGAGTTATATCCCGGCAGAGCAGTTCACCAAGTGCATCGTCACGGTGCTGCTGCTCGCGGTTGCGGCGGTAATCGTAGTTGCGGACCGGGACCGGTTCTTCCACGAACCGTGGGCCGGGCCGGTGTGA
- a CDS encoding AbrB/MazE/SpoVT family DNA-binding domain-containing protein — protein sequence MPKVEIKPVDAQGRIILPKAWRARLRTSSVVVVDEDDRLEIRPADADLSRFVDAVEVEAEHFDNYHKLRKGLRRDAVH from the coding sequence ATGCCAAAAGTGGAGATCAAACCGGTTGATGCCCAGGGAAGGATCATCCTCCCGAAAGCATGGCGGGCCCGGCTCCGGACCAGTTCGGTTGTTGTCGTTGACGAGGACGACCGTCTCGAGATCCGGCCTGCGGATGCAGACCTTTCGCGGTTTGTGGATGCCGTGGAAGTCGAAGCGGAGCACTTTGACAATTACCATAAGCTCCGCAAGGGCCTGAGGAGAGATGCGGTTCATTGA
- a CDS encoding type II toxin-antitoxin system VapC family toxin: MRFIDANVFIYAVLKPKGSLPDAVQQKKKAAREIFLRVNDGEPVITTTVHLSEVANVLEDAATLPFACDLISALLIKSSLSIEPVSADDYRESIGLSKKYSISINDALALIIMERLGIDEIYTFDRHFRKTGVTIVQE; the protein is encoded by the coding sequence ATGCGGTTCATTGACGCCAACGTCTTCATCTACGCAGTCCTGAAGCCGAAGGGTTCTCTGCCGGATGCGGTACAACAGAAGAAAAAAGCGGCACGTGAGATCTTTTTGCGGGTGAACGATGGCGAGCCGGTCATAACAACCACGGTCCATCTGAGCGAAGTGGCCAATGTACTCGAAGATGCTGCCACGCTGCCGTTTGCCTGCGACCTTATTTCGGCGCTCCTGATAAAATCCTCACTATCCATCGAGCCGGTTTCCGCTGACGATTACCGCGAGAGCATCGGTCTTTCAAAGAAATACTCTATCAGCATCAACGATGCGCTCGCCCTTATCATCATGGAACGCCTCGGCATCGATGAGATCTATACCTTCGACCGGCACTTCCGGAAGACCGGTGTTACTATCGTACAGGAATAA
- a CDS encoding MerR family transcriptional regulator, translating to MAGDQIPIGRFSLITRLSQKALRFYDERGLLVPQVKDLCTGYRYYTMAQISRGVSIKTLCTLGFSPAEIGDLLSAKEGHDTEIIRTLFARRRQEIRSEVSRLQQIEAILADEDASLELIYMSLNEPLVKEIPPQRIVGKKGTGPYGETISRLMPALCDQIFSEENQRNNLKVTGPFMTLYHDNEYREKDATMECAAPITGRIVLTDPDMEVRTLPGGKCLSLIHKGTYANLQAAWSRIGAYAEEKGFVTSGICREMYLTDPNVVAESELLTELQIPIDMDVSRQQH from the coding sequence ATGGCAGGCGACCAGATCCCCATCGGCCGGTTCTCGCTCATTACCCGGCTCAGCCAGAAAGCGCTGCGCTTTTATGATGAGCGGGGCCTGCTCGTGCCGCAGGTAAAAGACCTCTGCACCGGCTACCGGTATTACACGATGGCCCAGATCTCCCGGGGCGTCTCGATCAAGACGCTCTGCACGCTCGGGTTCTCCCCGGCCGAGATCGGCGATCTCCTCTCCGCAAAAGAGGGGCATGACACGGAGATCATCCGTACGCTCTTTGCAAGGAGACGGCAGGAGATCCGGTCCGAAGTCAGCCGGTTACAGCAGATCGAGGCGATCCTCGCAGACGAAGACGCCTCATTAGAGTTGATCTACATGTCACTGAACGAACCTCTTGTCAAGGAAATCCCGCCCCAGCGGATCGTGGGAAAGAAGGGAACCGGCCCGTACGGCGAAACCATCTCGCGGCTCATGCCGGCACTCTGCGACCAGATCTTTTCCGAAGAGAACCAGAGAAACAACCTGAAAGTGACCGGGCCCTTCATGACCCTGTATCACGACAACGAGTACCGGGAGAAGGATGCGACAATGGAGTGCGCCGCCCCCATCACCGGGCGGATCGTGCTCACGGACCCGGACATGGAAGTCCGGACCCTGCCAGGCGGAAAGTGCCTCTCCCTCATCCACAAGGGCACCTACGCCAATCTCCAGGCAGCCTGGAGCCGGATCGGGGCATACGCGGAGGAGAAGGGATTCGTGACAAGCGGCATCTGCCGGGAAATGTATCTCACGGACCCGAACGTTGTCGCGGAGAGCGAGCTCCTCACCGAACTGCAGATCCCGATCGACATGGATGTCTCGCGGCAGCAGCACTGA
- a CDS encoding flavodoxin family protein, which translates to MKVLGIVTSPRRGANSQTLVENILAGAKDAGAKTEIVRLCMMNIQPCIGCNKCKTEDGCIIEDDMAGLCEKLENADAVVLGSPIYWGRLNAQAYPFIDRLYALIKADFTTDFPKGKKLAVALTCGGMEPEAMKPVNDYVKFVFGFLGFSDGGFICQNHCLLPEDIAQFPETLQKAKDLGRALVK; encoded by the coding sequence ATGAAAGTCCTCGGAATTGTAACAAGCCCCCGGAGGGGTGCAAACAGCCAGACGCTTGTCGAGAATATCCTTGCCGGCGCAAAGGACGCCGGGGCGAAGACAGAGATCGTGCGGCTCTGCATGATGAACATCCAGCCATGCATTGGCTGCAACAAGTGCAAGACCGAGGACGGTTGCATCATCGAAGACGATATGGCCGGACTCTGCGAAAAACTGGAAAACGCGGATGCCGTTGTGCTGGGTTCCCCGATCTACTGGGGCCGGCTGAACGCCCAGGCGTACCCGTTCATCGACCGGCTCTATGCCCTGATCAAGGCGGACTTCACCACGGATTTCCCGAAGGGAAAGAAGCTCGCGGTTGCACTCACGTGCGGCGGAATGGAGCCCGAAGCCATGAAGCCGGTCAACGATTACGTCAAGTTCGTCTTTGGCTTCCTCGGTTTTTCGGACGGGGGATTCATCTGCCAGAACCACTGCCTCCTGCCGGAAGATATTGCACAGTTCCCGGAGACGTTGCAGAAAGCAAAGGATCTGGGCCGGGCCCTCGTGAAATAA
- a CDS encoding Bax inhibitor-1/YccA family protein — protein sequence MDRSANPALRDELFGPGEDRAGAKPMTIRGTIDKTLVLLAIAMVSAVAAWKFLPADAIPVILVSVVAAFVIGFVTSFYTAWSPVTGPVFAVFEGIFLGAFSGAAEALYPGIVAQAVALTFAVFVLLLLIFRARLIRVTEKFRLIVVGAMGAIILFYLAAIVLAFFGLPLGFVNEGGWPGIVISVIIVFVASLSLVLDFDYIEQGVTNGLPKRHEWYAAFTLLVTLVWLYLEIVRLLMKIRMLAQVLRR from the coding sequence ATGGACCGATCCGCCAATCCCGCACTCCGCGACGAACTCTTCGGCCCCGGGGAGGACCGGGCCGGTGCAAAGCCGATGACCATCAGGGGAACGATCGACAAGACTCTTGTCCTGCTCGCCATCGCGATGGTGTCTGCGGTTGCAGCGTGGAAGTTCCTCCCGGCCGATGCCATCCCGGTCATTCTCGTGTCGGTGGTGGCTGCGTTCGTTATCGGGTTCGTGACATCGTTCTATACCGCATGGTCGCCGGTCACCGGCCCGGTCTTTGCAGTCTTTGAAGGGATCTTCCTTGGCGCCTTCTCCGGGGCAGCGGAGGCGCTGTATCCCGGCATTGTTGCGCAGGCGGTTGCGCTGACCTTTGCAGTTTTCGTCCTGCTCCTCCTGATCTTCCGCGCCCGGCTCATCCGGGTAACGGAAAAGTTCCGGCTCATCGTGGTCGGGGCAATGGGAGCGATCATCCTCTTCTACCTTGCCGCGATCGTACTGGCCTTTTTCGGCCTGCCGCTCGGGTTCGTGAACGAAGGGGGCTGGCCGGGAATCGTCATCTCGGTCATTATCGTTTTCGTTGCCTCGCTCAGTCTTGTCCTTGACTTCGACTACATTGAGCAGGGCGTAACAAACGGGCTCCCGAAACGCCACGAATGGTACGCCGCGTTCACCCTGCTCGTCACGCTGGTCTGGCTCTATCTTGAGATTGTCCGGCTGCTCATGAAAATCCGGATGCTGGCGCAAGTACTCCGCCGCTAA
- a CDS encoding DUF169 domain-containing protein has protein sequence MLHPSQIARAAGINTHPVAIVWTDKKPEKALEFRPGTWGCVMWFFAKVATDGKTAVFSRDTTTCAGGCMGLGFGRPFDKHASRSEEGFCSFLSNGIEGARDKKAYQEIIDRSFDGHHKKMLTEGERFLKNPSVVKKWLKNLPEYDAKDRYVVMKPVTQADPNEEIKSIVFVANADRIAALSTLANFVTGNVRNGIIVAAGAAGCQAMGVCTYAEGDSETPRAVVGLTDLSARKAVRPTLGKDVLTFSVPFALYQEMEENVKDSCLELDLWKELRDT, from the coding sequence ATGTTGCACCCAAGCCAGATTGCCCGGGCGGCCGGGATAAATACGCACCCGGTCGCCATTGTATGGACTGACAAGAAACCGGAGAAAGCTCTTGAGTTCCGGCCCGGCACGTGGGGCTGCGTCATGTGGTTCTTTGCCAAAGTGGCAACGGACGGGAAGACAGCGGTCTTCTCCCGCGATACCACGACCTGCGCCGGCGGCTGTATGGGCCTCGGGTTCGGAAGGCCGTTCGATAAGCACGCGTCCCGGAGCGAGGAAGGGTTCTGCTCGTTCCTCTCGAACGGCATCGAAGGGGCCAGAGACAAGAAAGCCTACCAGGAGATCATCGACCGGAGCTTCGACGGCCACCACAAGAAGATGCTCACGGAAGGGGAGCGCTTCTTAAAGAACCCCTCAGTCGTAAAGAAGTGGCTGAAGAACCTGCCGGAGTACGATGCAAAGGACCGGTATGTTGTCATGAAGCCGGTCACGCAGGCAGACCCGAACGAAGAGATCAAAAGCATCGTCTTCGTTGCCAACGCCGACCGGATCGCAGCGCTCTCGACGCTCGCAAACTTCGTGACCGGGAATGTCCGGAACGGCATCATCGTAGCGGCGGGCGCTGCCGGCTGCCAGGCCATGGGAGTCTGTACGTATGCGGAAGGGGATTCAGAAACACCCCGGGCCGTTGTCGGCCTCACCGATCTCTCGGCGCGGAAGGCGGTCCGTCCCACGCTCGGCAAGGATGTACTCACCTTCTCGGTGCCGTTTGCGCTCTACCAGGAGATGGAGGAAAACGTGAAGGACAGCTGCCTTGAACTGGACCTCTGGAAGGAACTGCGGGATACGTAA